From the Corynebacterium sp. P3-F1 genome, the window CGCGAGCACCTCAACGCATTTTCCAAGGACTTGCAGATCATGAGCGACACGGTGCGCAGAGTCATGACGTACGCATCCAAGGCGCTTATCGACGCCTCCCTGGACGACGCCGAAGCTGCCCTCACCGAGGCCGACACGCTAAAGGAGATCCGTGTCCGCTGCGAGGAACGCAGCATGGCTCTTCTCGCACTCGAGAACCCCGTCGCATCCGACCTGCGGCAAGTGTTCACGTCCATCTACATCGTGGAGGACTTCAACCGCATGGGTGCCCTTGCCCGCCACATTGCCGGCATCGCGCGGCTGCGGCACCCCGACTACGTCTACGACGAGACCATGCGTCCGACTGTCGTGGAGCTCGCCCGCCTCGTGGACACCATGAGCGACCTCATCCACGATCAGCTCATCAGCCCCGACGTGGACGGGGCGCTGGAAATGAGCAAATTCGACGACGAGCTCGATGCCCTCAATGAGCACCTGCTTAGTTCCGTCACCGCGCGCTCCTGGGAAGGATCGAACCGCGTCGCCGTCGACCTCGCCCTCGTCGGCCGCTACTACGAACGCTATGCCGACCACTGCGTGAACGTGGCTGCCCGCATCGTCTTCCTCGTCACAGGCCTCACGCCCGAGCGCTACGTGAGCAGGAAAGACGCGGAAGGGCACGACGTGGAAATGGATGAGCGATTCCGCGAACTCGAGCGCTACTTCAGCCAGGGCAACTAGAAGCACCACCCGCCGAGATCGGCGCGCCCCGTCTCTGGAAAGCAGCAGCCCCCGCTGGAAACCGTGTGGTTTCTAGCGGGGGCTGCGCTGCGGGGACGCTTTAACCGAAGCGGCCGGCGATGTAGTCCTCGGTCTCCTTACTCTCAGGATTCTCGAAGATGGTGTTGGTGTCGTTGAACTCCACGAGGTGGCCCGGCTTACCGGTCGCCTCAAGGGAGAAGAACGCGGTCTTGTCGGACACACGAGCAGCCTGCTGCATGTTGTGGGTCACGATAACGATGGTGTAGTCATCCTTCAGCTCGTGGATGAGGTCCTCCACAGCGAGGGTAGAGATCGGGTCCAGAGCGGAACACGGCTCGTCCATGAGCAGAACCTCAGGCTGGACTGCGATCGCACGGGCGATGCACAGACGCTGCTGCTGACCACCGGAAAGGCCGCCGCCCGGCTTGTCCAAACGATCCTTGACCTCGTCCCAGAGGTTCGCGCCGCGCAGGGAACGCTCAGCAATTTCCTTGAGCTTGGCCTTGTTCTTCTCGCCGGATAGCTTCAGGCCGGCGACGACGTTGTCCTCGATGGACATGGTCGGGAACGGGTTCGCCTTCTGGAACACCATGCCGATGGTGTTGCGGACAGCCACCGGGTCGACGTTCTTGGCGTAGATGTCGTGGCCGTCGAGAAGCACTTCGCCGTCGACGGACGCGTTCGGGATGACCTCGTGCATGCGGTTCAGGGTGCGCAGCACGGTGGACTTACCGCAGCCGGACGGGCCGATGAACGCGGTCACGGCCTGTGCGGGAATATCCATGTTGACACTCTGCACGGCGTGGAAGTCGCCGTAGTAAATGTCGAGGTCGTTCAACTGGAGCTTGATAGACATTGTTCTCTCCTAGAGGGGAATGAAAGGGCGAGGCGACTTACTTCTTGACCGAGAACTTCGACGCGATGAAACGGGCCAGAAGGTTCAGGACAACGACGAGGATGACCAGGGTGAGGGCTGCACCCCACAGGCGGTTGAGGACCGGCTCGGCGGAACCGGACTTCCACATGTCGAGCATGAACAGCGGCAGCGAGGACTGCGGCTGGTCGAACAGGCCGAACCAGTTGGTCATCGGCGTGGAGCCGACGAGGATCAGCACCGGAGCGGACTCACCCATGACACGGGCGATGGCCAGCATGATACCGGTGACAATGCCGGACAGGGCGGTCGGAAGCACGATGCGCGCAATGGTCTTCCACTTCGGCACACCAAGGGCGTACGACGCCTCGCGCAAGTCCATGGGGACGACGCGGAGCATCTCTTCAGTGTTACGGACAACTACCGGAACCATGAGCAGGATCAAGGAGAGCGACACGGCGAAACCGGAACGCTGCTGACCCAAAATGGTGATCCACAGTGCGTAGATGAACAGGGCGGAAACGATCGACGGGACACCGGAGAGGATGTCCACCATGAAGGTGGTCAGCTTGCCCAGCTTGTTGCCGTTGGAGTACTCCACCAGGTAGATAGCGGTGAAGATACCGATCGGAATGGAGAACAGGGACGCGATCAGGGTCTGCATGATCGTACCGGCGATCGCGTGGAGGGCGCCGCCGCCTTCAGCGCGGTTGCGGACACCTACCATGTCTTCAGTCCACCACTCCGGGGTGATGATGGCGTGGTAGCCGCGGGACACGAGGGTGAACAGCAGCCACAGCAGCGGGATGAGCGCGAGGATCATCGCCAACCACATGAGGCCGCCCATCAGGGAGTTGGTGGTCTTGCGACCCGAGGAAATGTCGGTGAACGGGTTGCCACTTACCGGCTTCGCTTTCGCACGGGTGGCTGTCGCGGCCGCAGCACCAGAGTTGGCTGGGACGGTCTCCGACACTTGGGCGTCCTTCTTGGACTCGCCAGCGTTGTTACCGGGGTATGCAGTGCTCATGTCATACACCTACTTCTTGTTGACAATCGCGCGGGCGATCGAGTTGACGATGAAGGTCAGCAGGAACAGGACCAGACCCGCCGCGATGTAGGCACCGGCGGACGTCGGGTTGTTGAACTCTGCCGAGGCGTTTGCGATGGCGGTAGCGAACGTCGAACCGCCGTCGAAAAGCGAGCCACGGAACTCGGGGCCCGGGGAGACAACCATGTAGAGCGCCATGGTCTCACCCAGTGCGCGGCCGAGCCCGAGCATGGAACCGGCGATGAAGCCGGAGAGGCCGAACGGCAGGACGGTCATGCGGATGACCTCCCAACGGGTCGCACCGAGGGCGAGAGCGGATTCGATCTGTCCCGGAGGGGTCTGCACAAAGATCTCACGCGCTGTTGCGGCGATGACCGGCAGAATCATCACTGCCAGGACGATGCCACCGGTGAGCATGTTACGGCCGGTGTCGAACGACGGGGAGTTCGCGTACTGCTTGAACAGGAAGAAATCGCCGCCCCAGGAGTGGATCCATTCGTAGAAACCGGAGAGTTTCGGACCGAGAACCTGTGCACCCCAGAGACCGTAAACGATCGACGGGACTGCGGCGAGCATGTCCACGAGCGTTCCCAGCGGGCGGACCAGCTGCTTCGGCGCGTAGTTGGACAAGAAAATTGCGATGCCGAGGGCGACCGGCATAGCGATGAT encodes:
- the pstC gene encoding phosphate ABC transporter permease subunit PstC; its protein translation is MADNELPATEHDDRGAGPATREDPVVASSQATPREKGQDPAASNTPVAGNASSGAGVKRPGDRIFEALSTISAALITVIIIAVGLFLLIQAFDPLRLNKENFLTYGGQWQTANLENMQFGIPNLFFTTITVSLIALIIAMPVALGIAIFLSNYAPKQLVRPLGTLVDMLAAVPSIVYGLWGAQVLGPKLSGFYEWIHSWGGDFFLFKQYANSPSFDTGRNMLTGGIVLAVMILPVIAATAREIFVQTPPGQIESALALGATRWEVIRMTVLPFGLSGFIAGSMLGLGRALGETMALYMVVSPGPEFRGSLFDGGSTFATAIANASAEFNNPTSAGAYIAAGLVLFLLTFIVNSIARAIVNKK
- the pstB gene encoding phosphate ABC transporter ATP-binding protein PstB, producing MSIKLQLNDLDIYYGDFHAVQSVNMDIPAQAVTAFIGPSGCGKSTVLRTLNRMHEVIPNASVDGEVLLDGHDIYAKNVDPVAVRNTIGMVFQKANPFPTMSIEDNVVAGLKLSGEKNKAKLKEIAERSLRGANLWDEVKDRLDKPGGGLSGGQQQRLCIARAIAVQPEVLLMDEPCSALDPISTLAVEDLIHELKDDYTIVIVTHNMQQAARVSDKTAFFSLEATGKPGHLVEFNDTNTIFENPESKETEDYIAGRFG
- a CDS encoding phosphate uptake regulator PhoU, whose product is MRTIYREHLNAFSKDLQIMSDTVRRVMTYASKALIDASLDDAEAALTEADTLKEIRVRCEERSMALLALENPVASDLRQVFTSIYIVEDFNRMGALARHIAGIARLRHPDYVYDETMRPTVVELARLVDTMSDLIHDQLISPDVDGALEMSKFDDELDALNEHLLSSVTARSWEGSNRVAVDLALVGRYYERYADHCVNVAARIVFLVTGLTPERYVSRKDAEGHDVEMDERFRELERYFSQGN
- the pstA gene encoding phosphate ABC transporter permease PstA, with product MSTAYPGNNAGESKKDAQVSETVPANSGAAAATATRAKAKPVSGNPFTDISSGRKTTNSLMGGLMWLAMILALIPLLWLLFTLVSRGYHAIITPEWWTEDMVGVRNRAEGGGALHAIAGTIMQTLIASLFSIPIGIFTAIYLVEYSNGNKLGKLTTFMVDILSGVPSIVSALFIYALWITILGQQRSGFAVSLSLILLMVPVVVRNTEEMLRVVPMDLREASYALGVPKWKTIARIVLPTALSGIVTGIMLAIARVMGESAPVLILVGSTPMTNWFGLFDQPQSSLPLFMLDMWKSGSAEPVLNRLWGAALTLVILVVVLNLLARFIASKFSVKK